The stretch of DNA ACACATCCTCAGCCCAACCCCCGGCGACTCCCCACGTGCCCCAAACCACTCCGCCATAAACCGACTCACCGGATGAGCTTCCGGCGCCGGGATATTACAACCGAAATCGCTTAACAACGGACATCCCGAGCCCGTCACGTGCCGGTGTGGAACGTGAGGGTTCCACGTAAGACAACACCGCGATGCAATCACCGAAGAACCCGCCTCCGACGAGAGCACGGCGGCGAGTTCACGCGCGTTGGCCTGGACAAGAAACCGACGCCCCTCTGTTATATTCTGACGAACGCCGTAACCGTCTTGAAGACAATGCCCGAGTTCTCTAAGCGCGTCGATGTGACCGAGAAAAGCAGCACGTGCGCACAAAGCAACTCCAGCACGGAGATCCTTATCGCTTTTGGAACCGCCGCTGCCGTTGAACTGAATGACAGCGAGTGAGTAAAGCGCCGGCGCGTGGGAACAAATCGCCGCTTTAGCCATCAGCGAAGCT from Cucurbita pepo subsp. pepo cultivar mu-cu-16 unplaced genomic scaffold, ASM280686v2 Cp4.1_scaffold003450, whole genome shotgun sequence encodes:
- the LOC111786922 gene encoding F-box protein At1g67340-like, with translation GFNLKFVIICCRCKRLNNLGLIPMVLSKASQKTFAIKARNWSESAHRFLKRCSDAGNVDASYTLGMIRFYCLQNRGSGASLMAKAAICSHAPALYSLAVIQFNGSGGSKSDKDLRAGVALCARAAFLGHIDALRELGHCLQDGYGVRQNITEGRRFLVQANARELAAVLSSEAGSSVIASRCCLTWNPHVPHRHVTGSGCPLLSDFGCNIPAPEAHPVSRFMAEWFGARGESPGVGLRMCSHVGCGRPETRQHEFRRCSVCGSVNYCSRACQALDWKLRHKMDCAPVERWVDDNGDGGADDIMAES